The sequence CTCGTTGTCGATATGGAGTTCCGCTTTCACTCCCTCGAGGTCGGAGAGATAGTGGGCCACCTTCTGGAGGACACCGGCCGACGAGAGCTTTTCCGCCCACTCGCGACGGATCCGCACGTAGCGCTCGTACGCCCACATACGGCTCGCCGAGTGCGGGTCCGTCCGAAAGTACTCGGGATGGATTCGCTCCTCTGCGTGCTCGAACACGGCCGCGTAGAACTCCGGTAGCAACTCGAGACCGCGCTCGAGTTCGATATTGCTGGTGTGGAACTCGACATCGACACCGTCGACGGCGCCGACCTGATTCTCCCACGGGAGCTGTATCGGGTCACCACTCTCCCAGTGGCGCATGTCTGGGAACCGCGGGGAGATGTTGTACGACGCCTTCCGTTCGCCGCGACCACGGCCCACGATATCCCATTCGTACAGTCGCTCCGCGTTGATCCCGTCCGACAGTCGCGGCGCGAAGCCGGACTTGCTGTAGCTGATCTTCAGGTGCCACGGTTCCCCGTCGATCTCGGTATCGATCTCGAGGTAGCCCTCGAAGGGCGGCCCGAGCATCACCGACGAGAGGGCGTCGTAGGGACCGCGACCCCAGTCGGGCCACTTCCAGCGGCCCTCGATCTCGTGAGGTGTCGTCTCGACTTGCGACACCCTACTCACCTCGTTCTCGCTCGAGGAGGCCAGTCAGGACCGCGATCGGATTCCACCACGTCGCACCGCCACAGCGGTAACAGACGTGCTTGAACGACGTGCAGTCGGTCGCCTCGAGGGAAGTTGGATCAACCTGCGGATGCTGATCGATCTCCTCGAGACGGGCGCGCTTGACGCGCGTCCGCCCACAGCCCACGCAAATCGCATCGACTGGGATTCCGACCTGTCCCGCGGCCGCGCTCGCCAGCTCCGCCGCAAGATCGCGTCCATCGCGATCACCGCGATCGGCATCAGTACTCACGCCGACTCACCTCCAGGAGCGCGGAGGTCTTCGAAGACGGCCGACCACGAGACCTGGCGGTACTGCTCGGCGCTGCGGCCGCCGTTCCCGCAGTCCCACCAGTTCCCGTCGATAATTCGGTCAACGGTCTCGGCTCGGGTTAGCGCCATCCGCAGGATCTCGTCCGACTCGCGCTCGAGGACGACGAGAACGTACCAGCCGTCAACGTCGACGAGACGCTCGTGGTTCTCCCGACGGATCCACCAGCGCCCTGCACGGCCGTCGTAGGTCTCGTAACAGGACTTCGCTTCGACGACGTCGCCGACCGTCGCGATCGTGCCGGCTAGGTTACCGACGACGTCCGCAACGAACTCGAGGTCGTACCACTCAGCACGGTCATCGTCGACGCGCTCGAGAGGCCACTGTTCACAGGCCGCACACTCGACGTCGTGACCGCGTTCGCGGTTTTTCGCAACGGCCACGCTACTCACCTCGGCTCTCGAGCGCGCGGCACACCTGCTCGTCGGTCGCTTGATGGGCCGGGTGGGCTATGGGCGTCCGACTGTCGACATCGTACAGCCGACTCGCCGGGATGAACAGGGGCTTACGCATCGGGTTCACCCCCGTGTCGACCGAGCGACGTCTCCGGGTCCGGGATCGCGACGTCTTCGCCAGCGGCGGAGCCGCGGCTCAGTCGCGCATAGGTATCACACTCTCCGCAGCGATGGGCTCGATTGCGGTTGTCACCGAAAACGCGGCAGAACCGATCGGAAACGTGGGCGCCACAGTGACGACAGACTGAATCGTCGACCGACGGCCACGGCGCGATCGTCACGCCGACCACCCCCGGTTTCCTTCGATGAAACCGCAGGACGGCGCGGACGCGAATCCCGCACCGGCAATCACTCGATTTTCAGGGGTGGTTTCTACGCTCGAAACGCACCTGCATAATTCTGAGTGAGTCGCTACAGCAGCGACTAACCGGATA comes from Haloterrigena salifodinae and encodes:
- a CDS encoding DUF7563 family protein; protein product: MVGVTIAPWPSVDDSVCRHCGAHVSDRFCRVFGDNRNRAHRCGECDTYARLSRGSAAGEDVAIPDPETSLGRHGGEPDA